Proteins encoded by one window of Paraburkholderia terrae:
- the flhD gene encoding flagellar transcriptional regulator FlhD has protein sequence MDRSSETLDSIREINLSYIMLAQRMLREDKAVGMFRLGLSSELADILAGLSLAQIVKLASSDQLLCFFRFNDHTMLSALTHTSRHAEVASTHAAILLAGQPAEQFA, from the coding sequence ATGGACCGTAGCAGCGAGACGCTGGATTCAATCCGCGAAATCAATTTGTCTTACATCATGCTCGCACAACGCATGTTGCGCGAGGACAAGGCAGTCGGCATGTTCCGCCTGGGCTTGTCGTCGGAGCTGGCTGATATTCTTGCCGGGCTGTCGCTCGCGCAGATCGTCAAGCTGGCCAGCTCCGATCAGCTTTTGTGCTTCTTCCGCTTCAACGACCACACGATGTTGTCGGCGTTGACGCACACGTCCCGTCACGCGGAGGTGGCATCGACGCATGCCGCGATCCTGCTGGCAGGACAGCCCGCAGAGCAGTTCGCTTAA
- the flhC gene encoding flagellar transcriptional regulator FlhC has translation MLKKSLTEDAQEVFRAIALIELGARMQVLESELTLSRDRMIRLYREVKGVSPPKGMLPFSADWYMTWLANIHASLFYNTYLFLKNEARCSHLDALTKGYRLYLEHCRHSETEPVLDLTRAWTLVRFFDAEILQLTPCCRCSGKFVAHKHDLQHNVVCGACQPPSRAGKTKKAAAAKREAEKDIVSVPQVAEEIEVLEEQMLEETALAA, from the coding sequence ATGCTGAAAAAGAGCCTTACCGAAGACGCGCAGGAAGTGTTCCGCGCGATCGCGCTGATTGAACTGGGCGCGCGCATGCAGGTGCTCGAAAGCGAGCTGACGCTGTCGCGCGACCGGATGATCCGCCTGTACCGCGAGGTCAAGGGCGTATCGCCGCCGAAGGGCATGCTGCCGTTCTCGGCGGACTGGTACATGACGTGGCTCGCGAACATCCACGCATCGCTCTTCTACAACACGTATCTGTTCCTGAAGAACGAAGCGCGCTGCTCGCACCTGGACGCGCTGACCAAGGGTTATCGCCTGTATCTGGAGCATTGCCGTCATAGCGAGACCGAGCCGGTGCTCGACCTGACGCGTGCATGGACGCTCGTGCGTTTCTTCGACGCCGAGATCCTGCAACTGACGCCCTGCTGCCGTTGCAGCGGAAAGTTCGTCGCGCACAAGCACGACCTGCAGCACAACGTCGTGTGCGGCGCCTGCCAGCCGCCGTCGCGCGCGGGCAAGACGAAGAAGGCTGCCGCCGCGAAGCGCGAGGCGGAGAAGGACATCGTATCCGTGCCGCAAGTCGCGGAAGAAATCGAAGTACTCGAAGAACAGATGCTCGAGGAAACTGCGTTGGCGGCCTAG
- a CDS encoding Nramp family divalent metal transporter, which yields MQFKLPTTATAPFCPSEVQGTVTVTQSAPFWKKILQFAGPGLLVSIGYMDPGNWATDIEAGSRYGYSLLFVVVLSSLAAMVLQCLSMRLGIVTGRNLAELSRTRYSPGIARIQWLLAELSIIACDLAEVLGGALAFHLLFKCSLTVGVILTAFDTLIVLGLKGKNFRDLEAIMLGLVATIGVGYVIELALVHPHWPSVAAGLVPSWQAISEREPLYLAIGILGATVMPHNLYLHSSIVQTRAIKRDREGIAGAISLSRIDTIVALILALLINAAILILAAAAFHSTGHTQVTEIEDAYRLLAPIVGTGFAAVLFAITLLASGQSSTFTGTVAGQVIMEGFLQLKIPCYQRRFITRALALIPALVGVQMLGNGAVGQLLVASQVVLSLQLPFALYPLIRMTNDRALMGEFTNRLPTRVLAWGLFAVISAANIWLVVQTFGFAG from the coding sequence TTGCAGTTCAAACTTCCAACCACAGCTACCGCGCCGTTCTGCCCGTCCGAGGTGCAGGGTACCGTCACCGTCACGCAGTCCGCCCCATTCTGGAAAAAAATCCTTCAGTTCGCAGGTCCCGGCCTGCTGGTATCGATCGGTTACATGGATCCCGGCAACTGGGCCACCGACATCGAAGCCGGCTCGCGCTACGGTTATAGCCTGCTGTTCGTCGTGGTGCTGTCGAGCCTCGCGGCAATGGTGCTGCAGTGCCTCAGCATGCGCCTTGGCATCGTGACAGGCCGCAATCTCGCGGAACTATCGCGCACGCGTTACTCGCCGGGCATCGCGCGGATTCAATGGCTGCTCGCCGAACTGTCGATCATCGCCTGCGATCTCGCCGAAGTGCTGGGCGGCGCGCTCGCGTTTCATCTGCTGTTCAAATGCTCGCTGACGGTCGGCGTGATCCTCACCGCGTTCGACACGCTGATCGTGCTCGGCCTGAAGGGCAAGAATTTCCGCGACCTCGAAGCGATCATGCTCGGTCTGGTCGCGACCATCGGCGTCGGATACGTCATCGAACTGGCGCTGGTTCATCCGCATTGGCCGTCCGTCGCGGCGGGGCTCGTGCCGTCGTGGCAAGCCATCAGCGAACGCGAGCCGCTTTATCTCGCGATCGGCATTCTCGGCGCGACAGTGATGCCGCATAACCTGTATCTGCATTCGTCCATCGTGCAGACGCGCGCGATCAAGCGCGATCGCGAGGGCATCGCGGGCGCGATCTCGCTGTCGCGCATCGACACGATCGTCGCGCTCATTCTCGCGCTGCTGATCAATGCCGCGATCCTGATTCTCGCGGCGGCCGCGTTCCATTCGACAGGGCACACCCAGGTCACCGAAATCGAGGACGCCTACCGGCTGCTCGCGCCCATCGTCGGGACGGGCTTCGCGGCCGTGCTGTTCGCGATCACGCTGCTGGCGTCGGGGCAAAGCTCGACGTTCACGGGCACGGTGGCCGGGCAGGTCATCATGGAAGGCTTTCTGCAACTGAAGATTCCGTGCTACCAGCGGCGCTTCATCACGCGCGCGCTCGCGCTGATTCCCGCGCTGGTCGGTGTGCAGATGCTCGGCAATGGCGCCGTCGGGCAGTTGCTCGTCGCGAGCCAGGTGGTGCTGAGTTTGCAATTGCCGTTCGCGCTGTATCCGCTGATCCGCATGACGAACGACCGCGCGCTGATGGGTGAATTCACGAACCGGCTGCCGACGCGTGTCCTCGCGTGGGGGCTGTTTGCTGTAATCAGCGCGGCGAATATCTGGCTGGTCGTGCAGACGTTCGGGTTCGCGGGCTGA
- a CDS encoding efflux transporter outer membrane subunit gives MKSFEQMSGLGRAAASTLLMLLLAACSLEPTYKRPDSATPAAFKEAPVSATTTDAAATPLPASEAGTWKTAEPAEEAHRGEWWTIFGDSTLNDLEKQAADANQNLKAAAARVQESRALTQQARADWFPSFDAGFGPTRERLSPASQFLPNDTHVPTQTLWRAQVTAAYEVDLFGRVSSNVNAARADQAQSEALFRSVQLALQADVAQNYFQLREFDTQLSLYRQTVTLRENALKLVERRFNEGDINELDVSRARNELATARADAVGVARQRAASEHGLAILLGKAPADFSFPETPLAPVTARVPAGLPSALLERRPDIAAAERAMAGANARIGLAKSAFFPKLDITGAFGYESTTLGDLFQWSSRAFLLGPFAGTALTVPLFDGGRRKANLANARAKYDEDVAQYRQQVLVAFREVEDNLSDLRLLGDQTREQNDAVNASKRAEHLSQTQYQEGQVAYLDVIDAQRQTLQSQLQLSHLAGTQAVATVNLIRALGGGWGDVKADVGSADGAQAQQVAKQ, from the coding sequence ATGAAAAGCTTTGAACAAATGAGCGGCCTGGGTCGGGCGGCGGCAAGCACGCTGCTGATGTTGCTGCTCGCGGCGTGCTCGCTCGAGCCGACGTACAAGCGTCCCGACTCGGCGACGCCCGCGGCCTTCAAGGAAGCGCCCGTGTCGGCAACGACGACCGATGCAGCGGCGACGCCGCTGCCGGCGAGCGAAGCGGGCACGTGGAAGACGGCTGAGCCCGCAGAAGAAGCGCATCGCGGCGAATGGTGGACGATTTTTGGCGATTCGACGCTCAACGATCTGGAAAAGCAGGCCGCCGATGCGAACCAGAACCTGAAGGCAGCCGCGGCGCGCGTGCAGGAATCGCGCGCGCTGACGCAGCAGGCGCGGGCCGACTGGTTCCCGTCGTTCGATGCGGGCTTTGGGCCGACGCGCGAGCGTCTGTCGCCCGCTTCGCAGTTCCTGCCGAACGACACGCATGTGCCGACGCAAACGCTGTGGCGCGCGCAGGTGACGGCTGCGTATGAAGTCGATCTGTTTGGCCGCGTCAGTTCGAACGTGAACGCCGCGCGTGCCGACCAGGCGCAGAGCGAAGCATTGTTCCGCTCGGTGCAGCTCGCGTTGCAGGCGGACGTCGCGCAGAACTACTTCCAGTTGCGCGAGTTCGACACGCAGTTGAGCTTGTATCGTCAGACGGTGACGTTGCGTGAGAATGCGTTGAAACTCGTCGAGCGCCGCTTCAACGAAGGCGACATCAACGAGCTCGATGTGTCGCGCGCCCGCAATGAACTGGCGACGGCGCGCGCCGATGCCGTCGGCGTAGCGCGTCAGCGCGCGGCGTCCGAGCACGGCCTCGCGATTTTGCTCGGCAAGGCGCCGGCGGACTTCTCGTTCCCCGAGACGCCGCTTGCGCCTGTGACGGCGCGCGTGCCTGCTGGATTGCCGTCTGCGCTGCTCGAGCGTCGGCCAGATATCGCAGCGGCGGAGCGCGCGATGGCGGGCGCGAATGCGCGTATCGGCCTTGCCAAATCGGCGTTCTTCCCGAAGCTCGATATCACGGGTGCGTTCGGTTACGAGTCGACGACGCTTGGCGATCTGTTCCAGTGGTCGAGCCGGGCGTTCCTGCTCGGTCCGTTTGCGGGCACGGCGCTGACGGTGCCGCTGTTTGACGGCGGACGTCGCAAGGCGAATCTCGCGAATGCGCGCGCGAAGTATGACGAGGATGTGGCGCAGTATCGTCAGCAGGTGCTCGTGGCGTTTCGTGAAGTTGAGGACAACTTGTCCGATTTGCGTTTGCTTGGGGATCAGACGCGTGAGCAGAACGATGCTGTCAATGCGTCGAAGCGGGCGGAGCATTTGTCGCAGACGCAGTATCAGGAAGGGCAGGTTGCGTATCTGGATGTGATTGATGCGCAGCGGCAGACGCTGCAGTCGCAGTTGCAGTTGAGTCATCTTGCTGGTACGCAGGCTGTCGCGACGGTTAACTTGATTCGCGCGCTCGGCGGGGGGTGGGGTGATGTGAAGGCGGATGTCGGTAGCGCCGACGGCGCGCAAGCGCAGCAGGTGGCGAAGCAGTAG
- a CDS encoding efflux RND transporter permease subunit — MNISKFFIDRPIFAGVLSVLILLGGLIAVFQLPISEYPEVVPPSVVVHAQYPGANPKVIAEAVASPLEEQINGVENMLYMQSQANSDGNLTLTVTFKLGTNPDLATQLVQNRVNQALPRLPEDVQRLGVTTIKSSPTLTMVVHLISPNDRYDMTYLRNYALLNVKDRLERIKGVGQVQLWGAGDYAMRVWLDPAKVAQRNLTAMEVVNAIREQNIQVAAGVIGASPSVPGTPLQLSVNARGRLKTEAEFGDIVVKTAPDGAVTYLKDIARVELAASEYGLRSLLDNKPAVAMAINQSPGANSLQISDEVRATMKELAADFPAGVEYKIVYDPTQFVRSSIEAVVHTLLEAIALVVIVVIVFLQTWRASIIPLIAVPVSIVGTFSLLLAFGFSINALSLFGMVLAIGIVVDDAIVVVENVERNIESGLSARDATYKAMQEVSGPIIAIALTLVAVFVPLAFMTGLTGQFYKQFAMTIAISTVISAFNSLTLSPALSALLLRGHDVKEDWLTRAMNRVLGPFFRGFNKVFHRGSESYGRGVNGVLKRKGAMLVVYAVLLGLTVLVSRAVPGGFVPAQDKEYLIAFAQLPNGASLDRTEKVIRDMGAIALKQPGVESAVAFPGLSVNGFTNSSSAGIVFVTLKPFHDRKGKALSAGAIAGALNQQYGAIKDSFVAVFPPPPVLGLGTLGGFKMQLEDHGAVGYTELNKATEAFVKKAATTPELGPTFSSYQINVPQVNVDLDRVKAKQLGVPVTDVFSTMQVYLGSLYVNDFNRFGRVYQVRVQADAPYRQQADDILQLKTRNVNGDMVPLSSLVTVTPTYGPEMVVRYNGYTAADINGGPAPGFSSGEAQAAAERIAAQVLPKGVKLEWTDLTYQQIIAGNAGLWVFPISVLLVFLVLAALYESLTLPLAVILIVPMSVLSALAGVWLTQGDNNIFTQIGLMVLVGLASKNAILIVEFARELEHDGRTPLQAAIEASRMRLRPILMTSIAFIMGVVPLVVSSGAGSEMRHAMGVAVFFGMLGVTLFGLMLTPVFYVVLRTLAGGKIHVAQKDSPHLVAHTTDA; from the coding sequence ATGAACATATCCAAATTCTTCATCGACCGGCCGATCTTCGCTGGCGTGCTATCGGTCCTGATTCTGCTCGGGGGGCTGATCGCAGTGTTCCAGCTGCCGATCTCCGAATACCCCGAAGTGGTGCCGCCTTCCGTGGTGGTCCACGCGCAATATCCGGGCGCGAACCCGAAGGTGATCGCCGAAGCCGTTGCGTCGCCGCTCGAAGAGCAGATCAACGGCGTCGAGAACATGCTGTACATGCAGTCGCAGGCCAATAGCGACGGCAATCTGACGTTGACGGTCACGTTCAAGCTCGGCACGAATCCCGATCTCGCGACGCAGCTGGTGCAAAACCGCGTGAATCAGGCGCTGCCGCGTCTGCCGGAAGACGTGCAGCGTCTTGGCGTGACGACGATCAAGAGCTCGCCGACGCTGACGATGGTCGTGCATTTGATCTCGCCGAACGACCGCTACGACATGACGTATCTGCGCAACTACGCGCTGCTCAACGTGAAGGACCGCCTGGAGCGGATCAAGGGCGTCGGGCAGGTGCAGCTGTGGGGTGCGGGCGACTACGCGATGCGCGTGTGGCTCGATCCGGCGAAGGTCGCGCAACGCAATCTGACGGCGATGGAAGTGGTCAATGCGATTCGCGAGCAGAACATTCAGGTGGCGGCGGGCGTGATCGGTGCATCGCCTTCCGTGCCGGGCACGCCGCTGCAATTGTCGGTGAATGCGCGCGGCCGTCTGAAAACAGAAGCGGAGTTCGGCGACATCGTCGTGAAGACGGCGCCGGATGGCGCGGTCACGTACCTGAAGGATATTGCGCGTGTCGAACTCGCGGCCTCGGAATACGGCTTGCGCTCGCTGCTCGACAACAAGCCGGCCGTCGCAATGGCGATCAACCAGTCGCCGGGCGCGAACTCGCTGCAGATTTCCGACGAAGTGCGCGCGACGATGAAGGAACTCGCCGCGGACTTCCCGGCGGGTGTCGAGTACAAGATCGTCTATGACCCGACGCAGTTCGTGCGTTCGAGTATCGAAGCCGTCGTACACACGCTGCTCGAAGCGATTGCGCTCGTCGTGATCGTGGTGATCGTGTTTCTGCAAACGTGGCGCGCGTCGATCATTCCGCTGATCGCCGTGCCTGTGTCGATTGTCGGTACGTTCTCGCTGCTGCTGGCATTCGGTTTCTCGATCAACGCGCTGTCGCTGTTCGGGATGGTGCTGGCCATCGGTATCGTGGTCGACGATGCGATCGTGGTGGTGGAGAACGTCGAACGGAACATCGAAAGCGGTTTGAGCGCGAGAGATGCGACCTACAAGGCCATGCAGGAAGTGAGCGGGCCGATTATCGCCATCGCGCTGACGCTGGTCGCCGTGTTCGTGCCGCTCGCGTTCATGACGGGTCTGACGGGCCAGTTCTACAAGCAGTTCGCGATGACGATTGCCATCTCGACGGTGATCTCGGCGTTCAACTCGCTCACGCTGTCGCCCGCTTTGTCGGCGCTGCTGCTGCGCGGCCACGACGTGAAGGAAGACTGGCTGACGCGCGCAATGAACCGCGTGTTGGGCCCGTTCTTCAGGGGCTTCAACAAGGTGTTCCATCGCGGCTCGGAAAGCTACGGGCGCGGCGTGAACGGCGTGCTCAAGCGCAAGGGCGCGATGCTCGTCGTGTACGCGGTGCTGCTGGGCCTGACGGTACTCGTGTCGCGTGCCGTGCCGGGCGGTTTCGTACCGGCGCAGGACAAGGAGTATCTGATCGCGTTTGCGCAGTTGCCCAATGGTGCATCGCTCGATCGCACCGAGAAGGTGATTCGCGACATGGGCGCGATCGCGCTGAAGCAGCCGGGCGTGGAAAGCGCGGTGGCGTTTCCGGGTTTGTCGGTGAACGGCTTCACGAATAGTTCGAGCGCAGGCATTGTGTTCGTTACGCTCAAGCCGTTCCATGACCGCAAGGGCAAGGCGCTGTCGGCGGGTGCGATTGCGGGCGCGCTAAACCAGCAATACGGCGCGATCAAGGATTCGTTCGTCGCCGTCTTTCCGCCGCCACCCGTGCTCGGTCTCGGTACGCTCGGCGGCTTCAAGATGCAGCTGGAAGATCACGGCGCAGTCGGTTACACAGAGCTGAACAAGGCGACGGAAGCGTTCGTCAAGAAGGCTGCGACGACACCCGAACTCGGCCCGACGTTCTCCAGCTATCAGATCAACGTGCCGCAGGTGAACGTCGATCTCGACCGTGTGAAGGCGAAGCAGCTGGGCGTGCCCGTGACGGACGTGTTCAGCACGATGCAGGTGTATCTCGGCTCGCTGTACGTGAACGACTTCAACCGTTTCGGCCGTGTGTACCAGGTGCGTGTGCAGGCGGACGCGCCGTATCGTCAGCAGGCCGACGACATCCTGCAACTGAAGACGCGCAACGTGAATGGCGACATGGTGCCGTTGTCGTCGCTGGTGACGGTGACGCCGACGTATGGTCCGGAAATGGTCGTGCGCTACAACGGCTACACGGCAGCCGATATCAACGGCGGCCCGGCGCCCGGCTTCTCGTCGGGTGAAGCGCAGGCAGCGGCCGAGCGCATCGCGGCGCAAGTGTTGCCGAAGGGTGTGAAGCTCGAATGGACCGATCTGACGTATCAGCAGATCATCGCGGGCAACGCGGGGCTGTGGGTGTTCCCGATCAGCGTGCTGCTGGTGTTCCTCGTGCTGGCTGCGTTGTACGAGAGCCTGACGCTGCCGCTCGCGGTGATCCTGATCGTGCCGATGAGCGTGCTGTCCGCGCTGGCGGGTGTGTGGCTCACGCAGGGCGACAACAACATCTTCACGCAGATCGGCTTGATGGTGCTGGTGGGGCTGGCGTCGAAGAACGCGATTCTGATCGTCGAGTTTGCGCGTGAACTGGAGCACGACGGACGCACGCCGTTGCAGGCCGCGATCGAAGCGAGCCGGATGCGTCTACGGCCGATTCTGATGACGTCGATCGCGTTCATCATGGGCGTGGTGCCGCTGGTGGTGTCGAGCGGCGCGGGTTCCGAGATGCGTCACGCGATGGGTGTGGCCGTGTTCTTCGGGATGCTGGGTGTGACGCTGTTCGGCCTGATGCTGACGCCGGTGTTCTACGTGGTGCTGCGTACGTTGGCGGGCGGCAAGATTCACGTCGCGCAAAAGGACTCGCCGCATCTCGTCGCGCATACGACGGACGCCTGA
- a CDS encoding efflux RND transporter periplasmic adaptor subunit — protein sequence MSVFPLSRSKLAVAALAVLVIAGLGTFGAIRVDARAPAQSAPTIVPEVDVATVVQKTITDWQSYSGRLQAVEKVDVRPLVSGTIVSVNFQDGALVKKGDVLFVIDPRPYQAEVDRAAAQLAAAQSRAGYTQSDWERAQRLIGDSAIAKRDYDEKQNAAREATANVKAAQAALETAQINLGYTKIVAPVAGRVSRAEITLGNVVNAGASAAPLTTLVSVSPIYAEFDADEQTYLQYISQVKGDSKVPVELGLANETGYSRKGTIQSVDNRLDTSSGTIRVRARFDNSDGSLVPGLYARVKVGGSEPHGALLIDDAAIGTDQDKKFVFVVDKDDHVAYREIQPGDLQGNLRVVKSGLHAGDRIVVNGTQRVRPGAQVRAHMVPMGEGDANSAPVADDAQADKQAQLDGTKQKHTEPQAQKGTQTQAQAQPRTKARKDS from the coding sequence ATGTCTGTTTTTCCTCTCTCGCGTTCGAAGCTGGCGGTAGCGGCGCTAGCGGTGCTTGTGATTGCGGGCCTCGGCACGTTCGGCGCGATTCGCGTCGATGCGCGCGCGCCGGCGCAGTCCGCGCCGACCATCGTGCCGGAAGTCGACGTCGCCACTGTTGTGCAGAAGACCATCACCGACTGGCAAAGCTATTCGGGCCGTCTTCAGGCTGTAGAAAAGGTCGACGTGCGGCCGCTCGTGTCGGGCACGATCGTGTCCGTGAACTTCCAGGACGGCGCGCTCGTGAAGAAGGGCGACGTGCTGTTCGTCATCGATCCGCGTCCGTATCAGGCGGAAGTGGATCGTGCTGCCGCGCAGCTGGCGGCCGCGCAGTCGCGCGCGGGCTACACGCAAAGCGACTGGGAGCGTGCGCAACGGTTGATCGGCGATAGCGCGATTGCCAAGCGCGACTACGACGAGAAGCAGAACGCCGCGCGCGAAGCGACCGCGAACGTGAAGGCCGCGCAGGCCGCGCTCGAAACCGCGCAGATCAATCTCGGCTATACGAAGATCGTCGCGCCCGTGGCGGGCCGCGTGTCGCGCGCGGAGATCACGCTCGGCAACGTCGTGAACGCGGGCGCAAGCGCCGCGCCGCTGACGACGCTCGTGTCGGTCTCGCCGATCTACGCGGAGTTCGACGCCGACGAGCAGACGTATCTGCAGTACATCAGCCAGGTGAAGGGCGACAGCAAGGTGCCCGTCGAACTGGGCCTGGCCAATGAGACGGGCTATTCGCGCAAGGGCACGATCCAGTCGGTCGATAACCGCCTCGATACGTCGTCGGGCACGATCCGCGTGCGCGCGCGTTTCGACAACAGCGACGGTTCGCTCGTGCCGGGTCTCTATGCACGCGTGAAAGTGGGCGGCAGCGAGCCGCATGGCGCGCTGCTGATCGATGACGCCGCAATCGGCACGGACCAGGACAAGAAGTTCGTGTTCGTGGTCGACAAGGACGATCACGTCGCGTATCGCGAGATTCAGCCTGGTGACCTGCAAGGCAATCTGCGCGTCGTGAAGAGCGGCTTGCACGCGGGCGACCGCATCGTCGTGAACGGCACGCAGCGTGTGCGTCCGGGCGCGCAGGTTCGCGCGCACATGGTGCCGATGGGCGAGGGCGACGCGAACAGCGCGCCCGTCGCGGATGACGCGCAGGCAGACAAGCAGGCGCAGCTCGACGGAACGAAGCAGAAGCACACCGAACCGCAAGCGCAGAAGGGTACGCAAACGCAGGCACAGGCGCAGCCGCGCACGAAGGCGCGCAAGGATTCGTGA
- a CDS encoding alpha/beta hydrolase: protein MDAFNPRHTFVPSGASLGENAALLDVTDVRIEGYAQDITLRLYRRAAAKSGLPILLYFHGGGFVRGSIEEADYAARYFAQHTPALVVSVGYSLAPQFPFPAAPEDAHRAALWVQTRARAFGGNTKKIGVAGHDAGGSLANCLAFIGRDRGDVRIDAQALFGPMLDPSLTRLGDEKRLSSDITASECAACYRAYLPQAAQRIHPYAAPLESVRLAGLPATLIATAQNDVLHVEAEKYASNLIDAGVQTQVVRYPSVSHAALANHPAALLEAVRFFQWRFDERALR, encoded by the coding sequence ATGGATGCATTCAACCCGCGTCACACCTTTGTCCCGTCTGGCGCGAGCCTCGGCGAAAACGCCGCGTTACTCGACGTCACCGACGTGCGGATCGAAGGGTACGCACAGGACATCACACTGCGCCTTTACCGGCGAGCCGCCGCCAAAAGCGGTCTGCCGATCCTGCTCTATTTTCACGGCGGCGGTTTCGTGCGCGGCTCGATCGAGGAAGCCGACTACGCCGCGCGCTATTTCGCGCAGCACACGCCGGCGCTCGTCGTTTCCGTCGGTTATTCGCTCGCGCCGCAGTTTCCGTTTCCCGCCGCGCCCGAAGATGCACACCGTGCAGCGCTGTGGGTGCAGACACGCGCACGGGCGTTCGGCGGCAACACGAAAAAAATCGGCGTAGCGGGCCACGATGCGGGTGGCTCGCTCGCCAATTGCCTTGCGTTCATCGGCCGCGATCGCGGGGATGTGCGGATCGATGCGCAGGCTTTGTTCGGACCGATGCTCGATCCGAGCCTCACGCGTCTCGGCGACGAGAAGCGCCTGAGCTCGGACATCACAGCGAGCGAATGCGCGGCGTGTTATCGCGCGTATCTGCCGCAGGCAGCGCAACGCATCCACCCGTATGCGGCGCCGCTCGAGTCGGTGCGGCTCGCCGGCTTGCCCGCGACGCTGATTGCCACCGCGCAAAACGACGTGCTGCACGTCGAAGCGGAGAAGTACGCCAGCAATCTGATCGATGCGGGCGTGCAGACGCAGGTGGTCCGTTACCCAAGCGTGTCGCACGCGGCGCTGGCCAATCATCCGGCGGCGTTGCTCGAGGCGGTCCGATTCTTCCAGTGGCGCTTCGATGAGCGCGCACTCCGATAA
- a CDS encoding LysR family transcriptional regulator: MDRLQAMQVFTRVVDTNSFTRAAETLDLPRASVTTIIQNLEAFLGTRLLHRTTRRLSLTPDGAAYYERCVRILADVEETEQSFQSGNKKPNGKLRVDMPGSIGRLLVIPALCEFHTKYPDIDLQLGLSDRPVDLLQEGVDCVVRVGALQDSSLVARRIGLFEGVTCGAPAYIERAGIPQTLDDLEQHKAVNYFSSRTGRVMDWSFLVDGKEVEVKMKGVVSVNDADAYVTCGLEGFGLIQPPLFMVLPHLRSGQLVEVLPDLKPLPMPISAVYPHSRHLSSKVRVFVDWIAEIFDRCPLLSGRASLDKTCTQRTFEQKEAAPEFKTPVMSEWVA; the protein is encoded by the coding sequence ATGGACCGACTTCAGGCCATGCAAGTGTTCACCCGGGTCGTCGACACCAACAGCTTCACCCGGGCTGCGGAAACGCTCGATCTACCCCGCGCTTCCGTCACGACGATCATTCAGAATCTCGAAGCGTTTCTCGGCACGCGCCTCTTGCATCGCACGACACGCCGTCTGTCGCTGACGCCGGACGGCGCTGCGTACTACGAGCGTTGCGTGCGCATTCTCGCGGACGTCGAAGAGACGGAACAGAGTTTCCAGAGCGGCAACAAGAAGCCGAATGGGAAGCTGCGCGTCGATATGCCGGGATCGATCGGCAGACTACTCGTGATTCCCGCGCTGTGCGAATTCCACACGAAGTACCCGGATATCGATCTGCAACTCGGCTTGTCCGACCGCCCTGTCGATCTTCTGCAGGAAGGTGTGGATTGCGTGGTGCGGGTCGGCGCGCTGCAGGATTCGTCATTGGTCGCACGCAGAATAGGGTTATTCGAAGGCGTAACGTGCGGGGCGCCCGCGTATATCGAACGCGCGGGCATTCCTCAGACGCTCGACGATCTCGAACAGCACAAGGCCGTCAATTATTTTTCGAGCCGGACTGGCCGCGTTATGGACTGGTCGTTTCTTGTCGACGGCAAGGAAGTCGAGGTGAAAATGAAGGGCGTAGTGTCCGTCAACGACGCGGACGCTTATGTGACGTGCGGACTCGAAGGCTTCGGCCTGATTCAGCCGCCGCTCTTCATGGTGCTGCCGCATTTGCGTTCGGGCCAGCTCGTCGAAGTGCTGCCCGACCTGAAACCGCTGCCGATGCCGATCTCCGCGGTGTATCCGCATAGCCGGCATCTGTCGTCGAAAGTGCGCGTATTCGTCGACTGGATTGCGGAGATTTTCGATCGCTGCCCGCTGCTGAGTGGCCGTGCAAGCCTCGACAAGACCTGCACGCAACGCACGTTCGAGCAGAAAGAGGCCGCGCCGGAATTCAA